Within Candidatus Auribacterota bacterium, the genomic segment CGCGCGAAGGACGCGCTCGCGAACGACCCGTTCATCAAGCACGAGAAGCGCTGGCAACAGGCGATCGAGCAGATGATACGGATGGGGGTGAGGGTGGAGCAACAGGCCTTCGCCACGCACGACCTCAACTACGTGATCGACGTCTACCTGCCGAAAAAGCTCAAGCACCCCGAGCTGTTCCTGCCATGAGCGGATATCGTCTTCGTGCGCTGTGCCATTCCTGAGAGAGCGTCCAGAAATAGCGTATAACATATCGAAACGTTCACCTGATAGGTGAAATGTAATCAGAAGTATTTCTCCCTGTAGGGGCTTGATTCATCAAGCCCGCCAAGCTGGTCGGATGAATCCCTGCCCGCCGGCAGGAAGGCGACCCCTGCATTATCCGCCATTTTGGGAGCACGACCGCTCTTTACCCATCGATAAAATATGTGGTACATTGGCTACAAACGCCCCGCGGGATCACCTCGGGGCTATCGACTGACGGCGACGCGGTCGCGTGAGAAGGGATGCACAATGAAGAGCGCTGACATCACCCTGAGCTACGGCGACCAGGTCCTGAGCGGTTTCATACACCAGGAGTGGATTGACACGGGAAGGTATCTACCCCTCATACCGCCGCCCAAGAATCGGGTTATCGAGGATGCGGCGGCGGCGCTGGCCCGTGCACTCGAGAACCCCATCGGTGGTATCCCCCCCCTCGGAGACCTCGTCAAGAAATGCGTCCGCGGCGGGGATGTCGTCATTCTGGTCGATGACTACGCCAGGCCCAATGACCACACGCGCTTGCTGCTGCCTCTTCTGGTGGAGAGGCTGCGGCGGACCTACGGCATCCCCGTTGAGAAAATCAAGGTCGTCGTGTGTGCGGGAACGCACCGCGCCCCCACTGCCGCCGAAATGAAAAAGACCGTGGGGAAGGATATGGTTTCCCGGGTCAGTATCGTCGTCCATGATTGTGAGAAGGATTTAACCCGGGCGGGAACGGTGGACGGCCGCCCCATTATGATCAACCGCGTCGCCTTCAACGCCGATCTCGTCATACCCCTCACGGACGTTGATAACCACTATTTTGCCGGCGTCGCGGGCGGCCCCAAGTCGTTCTGCCCGGGGATCTGCAGCAAGGAGATCATCACCTGGGAACACCTGCAGATGTTCGACGATGACGGCTTCGCCGACAATGTGGCCCTCGGTATCCTCAACGGCAATCCGGTGTACAAATGCAAAAAAAAGATTGTCAGCACGATCATCGATTCCATGAAAAAGCGAGGGCGGGAGGTGTATTGCCTGACCGCCATTGTTGACCCGGAGGGCGACCTCGTCTACCTCGAGGGGGGGGAGACGTTCGCCGCGCACCGTGCTGCAGCGTCCAAGCTCAAGGACGTCTGGACGATGAAATTGAGCTGTCGCCCTGAAGTGGTCATCAGCGGGGCGGGCGCGCTCGGCATCAACCTCTACCAGTCGGGGAAGGCCATTCACGCCGCCTACACAGCCGTTGAGCGCGGCGGAATGATCCTCACCGCCGCCCCCTGCCAGGACGGTTTCGGCAACGAGGAATTTAAAAAATTGATGAAGCTCGCCGCCGATGCGATCTCGCTCCGCGAGGACCGCGACAGGGCCATCGAGCAGGCCACGCTCAAAGTGCTCGAAACAGTCCGCAAGGATTTCAAAATCGGCAAGCAGAAGGCGGTGGACTTTCTAAGAATTCTCGATCATGTCGGGTGGGGGCATCTCTATATGATCCAGGATGGTTTGACTGCGGAAGACCGGAAAATCCTCCCCGTAACCTTCTGGGGTGAGAGCGGGCAGCCCGCAGAAACACGACTCTCGACATGGGTGGAGAGATACGGCAGCGGAAAAACGATTACGGTTATCGACAACCCCGGATACGTGGTGAACGTGCAATGACGCACCGCCTTCACGCGGAAAAGGCCCGGGAGTATCCGGGGACGCAGCGGATGGCAGTGCTCGAAGGCGCCGAGCGGATTGCGGTCGACTACCCCGACTATCTCAAAGATGAGTCGCGCCTTTCTGGCGGAACGAGTACCACCCTTGCATTTCCCCTGAGTGAATCGGATGTCTCCACATTTCTCAGTACGATGAACCGACGGGGAATCCCCGTCACGGTGTCAGGAGGGCGGACGGGCATCGTCGGAGGTGCCGTTCCCATGGAGGGGGCGCTCCTCTCGTTGGAGAAGATGGACCGCATCCTTGATATCCGGAAAGGGGAAAACGATGGCCGGTGGTTTGTCAGCGTCCAGCCGGGGATCCTGGTGAAGGAACTCCACCGAAGGATCGAGCAGAAGGACCTCCTGGATTTCCTCTCTTTCCCGACGGTTTCCAATCGCAAGGCAGTCGAGGAGTTCCTCGGTCTCACGAAGGAATATTTTTACCCGATCGACCCTACCGAGACGAGCGCGACCCTCGGCGGCACGCTCGCCACTAACGCTTCCGGAGAGCGCAGCTTCCACTATGGGCCCACCCGCAGCTACGTCAGGGAAATCAGGGTCGTGCTCGCGAACGGCGACGTCCTGAAAATTCGACGAGGAGACGTCAGGGCCTCCCCCGGGGGCACGTTCGAGGTCACGCTCACCAACGGCGAAACGATCTCCGTGGCTCTCCCGACGTACGCCATGCCCTCTGTAAAGAGCGCCGCGGGGTACTACGTCACAGAGGGGATGGACCTGATCGACCTCTTCATCGGATCGGAGGGAACCCTCGGTGTCATCAGCGAAATCGAGGTTATGATTGTAGAACGGCCGGAGAATGTACTCAGCCTTGTGCCATTTTTCCCCTCCAATAGGGATGCGGTTAAATTTTTTATGCACGCCCGAAAAGAGATCCCGGGCGTTCTCGTATTCGAGTACTTTGACTCATGCGCGCTCGATGTTCTACGGTCGAAGAAGCAGCGCGACGGGGCGGGCTCGGCAGTCCCGACACTGCCCGAGAAGGCGCGGGCTGCTATTTTCCTTGAGCTGGCATTTCGTGAGGAAGAACTGGATGCACTCTACGCCTCTGTGGAGCGCTTATTGCGCGAGCACCACTCCTCGGTGGAGGACACTTGGAGCGGCATAGAGCCGGCGGAACGGGAGAAGATACGCGCATTTCGTCACGCCATGCCGGAATCGGTGAATGAGATCGTTGCGCTGAA encodes:
- a CDS encoding FAD-binding oxidoreductase; translated protein: MTHRLHAEKAREYPGTQRMAVLEGAERIAVDYPDYLKDESRLSGGTSTTLAFPLSESDVSTFLSTMNRRGIPVTVSGGRTGIVGGAVPMEGALLSLEKMDRILDIRKGENDGRWFVSVQPGILVKELHRRIEQKDLLDFLSFPTVSNRKAVEEFLGLTKEYFYPIDPTETSATLGGTLATNASGERSFHYGPTRSYVREIRVVLANGDVLKIRRGDVRASPGGTFEVTLTNGETISVALPTYAMPSVKSAAGYYVTEGMDLIDLFIGSEGTLGVISEIEVMIVERPENVLSLVPFFPSNRDAVKFFMHARKEIPGVLVFEYFDSCALDVLRSKKQRDGAGSAVPTLPEKARAAIFLELAFREEELDALYASVERLLREHHSSVEDTWSGIEPAEREKIRAFRHAMPESVNEIVALNKRSCPAIHKMGTDLAVPGDKLEDMINYYEGLLTPSGMQYAIFGHIGEHHLHVNILPRTEREIEQAKRIIRDFARKAVAFGGTISAEHGIGKIKHPYLEILYGLDGMREMARVKRALDPRGILCRGNIFPSDLL
- a CDS encoding lactate racemase domain-containing protein translates to MKSADITLSYGDQVLSGFIHQEWIDTGRYLPLIPPPKNRVIEDAAAALARALENPIGGIPPLGDLVKKCVRGGDVVILVDDYARPNDHTRLLLPLLVERLRRTYGIPVEKIKVVVCAGTHRAPTAAEMKKTVGKDMVSRVSIVVHDCEKDLTRAGTVDGRPIMINRVAFNADLVIPLTDVDNHYFAGVAGGPKSFCPGICSKEIITWEHLQMFDDDGFADNVALGILNGNPVYKCKKKIVSTIIDSMKKRGREVYCLTAIVDPEGDLVYLEGGETFAAHRAAASKLKDVWTMKLSCRPEVVISGAGALGINLYQSGKAIHAAYTAVERGGMILTAAPCQDGFGNEEFKKLMKLAADAISLREDRDRAIEQATLKVLETVRKDFKIGKQKAVDFLRILDHVGWGHLYMIQDGLTAEDRKILPVTFWGESGQPAETRLSTWVERYGSGKTITVIDNPGYVVNVQ